GTAGGACGGGCCTGCCCGATGCCACGGTGCGCCGGTTGGCTATCGAGCTGATGGCCGCGGGCGCCCTCGATCGGGCAGTCGACGGTGTGCTCACCGTGGGGACACGGCTGTGGCAGTTGGGCACGCTGGCGCCGCTGACGGAGCCGTTGCGCACGGTGGCCATGCCGTCCATGGAGGACCTTTACATCGCCCTGCAGCAGCACGTGCAGCTCGCGGTTCTCGCGGGATCCGAGGCGGTGATCCTGGAGCGGCTGTCCAAGCCGGACGCGGTGGGCCTGGTGTCGCAGGTGGGCGGGGGGCTACCGCTTCATAGCTCGGCGGTGGGCAAGGTGCTGCTGGCCCACACCGACGGGACGCTGTTCGACGCCGTGGTGGAGCGCGGGCTCGACCCGTTCACTCCGCAGACGGTCACCGATCCTGCACAGCTCCGCCGTGAACTCGGCGAGTGCCGGCGAACGGGGACGGCGATCGTGCGTGAGGAGCTGACCGAGGGCGCGGACTCGGTTGCGACGCGGATCATGGACGCCGAGGGGCGGGTCGTCGCCGCGTTGTCGGTGGTGGTGCGTTCCGGGTCGGTGCCGCTGGCGGCGGTTGTCCCGTCAGTCGTCACCAGCGGCCCGGGGATCTCCCGCCGGTTGGGGTGGACCCCGGACGTGGGCGTCCGCGGCAAGCTCGGTGGTCGTTCATGCAGTGACGGCTATTGGGACTCCGTTAGGTTGCTCTGGCTCTTGGGGTTCTGCCTGGTGGTGGATGTTCTGGGCAGGGGGCGATGGCAGGTGGCGCAGGTGCCGGTCCAGCAGTTCAGCAGGTCCTGGATGGTGTCGAGGATCTGGTAGAGGGTGAGTGGTCCAGGCCGAGGCCGTGCTTGAGTTCCCGGTTCGTGCTCGATGCGCCAGCGGATCTTTGCCAGGCGGACCAGTTCAGTGCGTGCACGCTGGCAGTTGGCCTGCTTGCCCAGCGCTCCGCAGTACTGGTGCGCGACCGCCACCGACATCCGGCCGTCCTTGGGGAACGACACGTCATCGACCGCTCAGGCATCCGGGCCGATCTGCGGCACCATCCGCTCCGCGATCCGCCGCCGCACCGCTACCGGATCCCAGGTCGACTGGTTCACGAACTGCTGCAGGTTCTGCTCGTTGCCGTCCGGCAGCCGCTCCGCCATCGGCTGGATCGACTTACGTCGCCCGTCCGGTATCAGTCCCCGCAGACAGCAGTCACCTTCGCCCGCTGGTCCTGCGCGGCACCGACGCGAACACGTCGGCTACGAATAACGC
The nucleotide sequence above comes from Streptomyces sp. NL15-2K. Encoded proteins:
- a CDS encoding IclR family transcriptional regulator codes for the protein MKRTLGRCSFTGYNRPVPTTSEPGRSVSSRLLQVLFAFGPGHTRLTFAGLARRTGLPDATVRRLAIELMAAGALDRAVDGVLTVGTRLWQLGTLAPLTEPLRTVAMPSMEDLYIALQQHVQLAVLAGSEAVILERLSKPDAVGLVSQVGGGLPLHSSAVGKVLLAHTDGTLFDAVVERGLDPFTPQTVTDPAQLRRELGECRRTGTAIVREELTEGADSVATRIMDAEGRVVAALSVVVRSGSVPLAAVVPSVVTSGPGISRRLGWTPDVGVRGKLGGRSCSDGYWDSVRLLWLLGFCLVVDVLGRGRWQVAQVPVQQFSRSWMVSRIW